From a region of the Panicum virgatum strain AP13 chromosome 2K, P.virgatum_v5, whole genome shotgun sequence genome:
- the LOC120685404 gene encoding lon protease homolog 2, peroxisomal has product MADSPVELPGRLAILPFRNKVLLPGAIVRIRCTNPSSVKLVEQELWQKEEKGLIGVLPVRDLEAGAVGSLLSPGVGSDSGEGSSKAGVSPVETSKQDTKNGKEPIHWHSKGVAARALHLSRGVEKPSGRVTYIVVLEGLCRFSVQELSTRGSYHVARVSRLDMTKTELEQAEQDPDLIALSRQFKATAMELISVLEQKQKTVSRTKVLLDTVPVYRLADIFVASFEISFEEQLSMLDSVDLKVRLSKATELVDRHLQSILVAEKITQKVEGQLSKSQKEFLLRQQMRAIKEELGDNDDDEDDVVALERKMQNAGMPANIWKHAQRELRRLRKMQPQQPGYSSSRAYLELLADLPWQKVSEERELDLRAAKESLDWDHYGLTKVKQRIIEYLAVRKLKPDARGPVLCFVGPPGVGKTSLASSIAKALNRKFIRISLGGVKDEADIRGHRRTYIGSMPGRLIDGLKRVSVSNPVMLLDEIDKTGSDVRGDPASALLEVLDPEQNKTFNDHYLNVPFDLSKVIFVATANRMQPIPPPLLDRMEVIELPGYTPEEKLKIAMKHLIPRVLEQHGLSSAYLQIPEAMVKLIIERYTREAGVRNLERNLAALARAAAVKVAEQANTLRLGKEIQPITTTLLDSRLADGGEVEMEVIPMGHDISNTYENPSPMIVDEAMLEKVLGPPRFDDREAADRVASPGVSVGLVWTSFGGEVQFVEATAMVGKGDLHLTGQLGDVIKESAQLALTWVRARAADLNLSPTSDINLLESRDIHIHFPAGAVPKDGPSAGVTLVTSLVSLFSNRKVRADTAMTGEMTLRGLVLPVGGVKDKVLAAHRYGIKRVILPERNLKDLTEVPSPILSGMEILLVKRIEEVLDHAFEDGCPLRLRSKL; this is encoded by the exons ATGGCGGACTCGCCGGTGGAGCTGCCCGGCCGACTCGCCATACTGCCGTTCCGCAACAAGGTGCTCCTGCCGGGCGCCATCGTGCGGATCCGCTGCACCAACCCCAGCAG TGTGAAGCTAGTGGAGCAAGAGCTCTGgcagaaggaggagaagggccTGATCGGGGTACTTCCTGTGCGGGacttggaggctggagctgttGGATCGTTGCTGTCTCCTG GTGTGGGCAGTGATTCAGGTGAGGGAAGCAGTAAGGCTGGCGTTTCTCCGGTGGAGACATCAAAGCAGGACACAAAGAATGGGAAGGAGCCCATTCACTGGCACAGCAA GGGAGTTGCTGCTAGAGCTTTACACCTTTCCAGAGGGGTAGAGAAGCCAAGTGGAAGGGTCACATACATTGTTGTTCTTGAAGGTCTATGTAGGTTCAGTGTTCAGGAACTAAGTACAAGAGGATCATACCATGTTGCCCGTGTTTCACGCCTTGACATGACAAAGACTG AATTGGAGCAGGCGGAGCAAGACCCAGACCTCATTGCTCTTTCTAGACAATTCAAAGCTACTGCCATGGAACTAATTTCTGTTCTGGAACAG AAGCAGAAGACAGTTAGTAGGACAAAGGTGCTTCTTGATACCGTTCCTGTTTATAGGCTAGCTGATATCTTTGTTGCTAGCTTTGAAATAAGCTTTGAGGAGCAGCTTTCCATGCTGGATTCAGTTGACTTGAAAGTTAGACTTTCAAAGGCAACTGAACTTGTGGACAGACACCTGCAG TCGATTCTTGTTGCTGAGAAAATAACGCAGAAGGTTGAGGGGCAGTTGTCGAAGTCGCAAAAAGAATTTCTACTGCGCCAGCAG ATGAGGGCTATCAAAGAGGAACTTggtgataatgatgatgatgaagacgacGTGGTTGCATTGGAAAGGAAGATGCAGAACGCAGGAATGCCTGCTAATATTTGGAAGCATGCTCAAAGGGAGTTGAG GCGCCTACGAAAGATGCAACCTCAGCAACCAGGATACAGTAGCTCTCGAGCTTACTTAGAACTTCTTGCCGACCTTCCTTGGCAAAAGGTCAGTGAAGAAAGGGAGCTCGACCTTAGAGCTGCAAAAGAGAGTCTTGACTGGGATCATTATGGGCTAACAAAAGTTAAGCAGCGGATTATTGAGTATCTGGCTGTTCGTAAG CTTAAACCTGATGCCAGGGGTCCAGTGCTGTGTTTTGTGGGGCCACCTGGTGTTGGGAAGACATCTTTGGCTTCCTCCATTGCAAAGGCCCTGAACAGGAAGTTCATAAGAATCTCTCTTGGTGGTGTAAAGGATGAAGCTGATATCAGGGGTCACCGAAGGACATACATTGGAAGCATGCCAGGGAGACTTATTGATGGACTCAAG AGAGTATCTGTCAGCAACCCAGTGATGCTTCTCGACGAAATTGACAAGACTGGTTCTGATGTACGTGGGGATCCAGCGTCAGCACTACTAGAAGTTCTTGATCCTGAACAGAACAAAACATTCAATGACCA CTATTTGAATGTTCCGTTCGACCTGTCAAAGGTCATATTTGTTGCAACTGCCAACAGGATGCAACCTATCCCACCTCCTCTCTTAGATAGGATGGAGGTCATTGAGCTACCAGGTTACACACCTGAAGAGAAGCTCAAAATAGCCATGAAACATCTGATACCAAGGGTATTGGAGCAGCATGGCTTGAGTTCGGCGTATCTTCAGATTCCTGAG GCTATGGTCAAACTGATCATCGAGAGATACACGAGAGAAGCTGGAGTACGTAATCTTGAGCGGAACCTAGCTGCATTGGCCCGAGCAGCTGCTGTCAAGGTTGCAGAGCAAGCTAACACTCTTAGACTTGGCAAGGAAATACAACCAATTACTACGACTCTGCTGGATTCGAGGCTTGCTGATGGTGGTGAAGTTGAAATGGAAGTTATTCCTATGGGCCATGATATATCAAATACTTATGAAAATCCATCTCCTATGATTGTTGATGAAGCTATGCTAGAAAAAGTGCTTGGG CCTCCTAGATTTGATGATAGAGAAGCTGCAGATCGTGTAGCAAGCCCAGGAGTTTCAGTTGGGCTTGTTTGGACTTCATTTGGTGGGGAAGTTCAATTTGTGGAGGCTACAGCCATGGTGGGTAAGGGTGACTTGCACTTGACTGGACAGCTTGGTGATGTTATTAAGGAGTCGGCACAGCTAGCTTTGACATGG GTGAGAGCAAGAGCTGCTGACCTGAACTTGTCACCTACTTCTGATATCAACCTATTGGAGAGCCGTGATATTCACATACATTTTCCTGCTGGTGCTGTACCAAAGGATGGCCCTTCTGCAGGAGTGACATTGGTAACATCACTAGTATCACTTTTTAGTAACAGAAAAGTCAGAGCAGATACTGCTATGACTGGAGAGATGACTCTAAGGGGGCTTGTGTTGCCAGTTGGTGGTGTTAAAGATAAG GTACTTGCGGCACATCGTTATGGAATCAAGAGAGTAATTTTACCTGAAAGGAACTTGAAGGACTTGACTGAGGTTCCATCACCCATTCTGTCTGGCATGGAG ATTCTGCTTGTGAAGCGCATCGAGGAAGTACTCGACCACGCTTTCGAAGATGGATGCCCATTGAGATTGCGCTCCAAGTTATAG